Proteins from one Impatiens glandulifera chromosome 2, dImpGla2.1, whole genome shotgun sequence genomic window:
- the LOC124926671 gene encoding GEM-like protein 6, whose amino-acid sequence MKNLKTVENFTGFPIISSNRLLLDHGRQNHIYAVINRTKRPAEKEANSILEHVKLGSNITTILKGKLSLGAKIIQNGGVGKIFKQKFNVGSGEKILKASQCYISTTVGPIAGLLFITTHRIAFYSERSLKLQSSSGMSARVHYKVSIPLEKIRGTILSQNEKRTSQKYIELATVDNFDFWFMGFLNYQKTYTCILKAISLPQFFQLTQK is encoded by the exons ATGAAGAATTTGAAAACTGTTGAGAATTTCACTGGATTTCCCATTATTAGCTCAAACAGGCTTTTGCTTGATCATGGTAGACAGAATCATATATATGCAGTGATAAATAGAACGAAAAGACCAGCAGAAAAGGAAGCAAATAGCATTCTAGAGCATG TAAAACTAGGATCCAATATCACCACAATATTGAAGGGGAAGTTGAGCTTAGGAGCCAAAATTATCCAAAATGGTGGAGTGGGTAAGATCTTCAAGCAAAAGTTCAATGTAGgaagtggagagaagatctTGAAGGCTTCTCAATGTTATATATCCACAACTGTCGGTCCAATAGCTGGTTTGCTATTCATTACAACTCACAGAATTGCCTTTTATAGTGAAAGATCCCTTAAACTCCAGTCCTCAAGTGGAATGTCAGCCAGAGTCCATTATAAG GTATCGATACCTTTGGAGAAGATAAGGGGCACGATCTTGAGCCAAAACGAGAAGAGGACATCGCAGAAGTACATTGAACTTGCTACTGTGGATAACTTTGATTTCTGGTTTATGGGATTTCTCAATTATCAGAAAACCTACACTTGCATTCTAAAAGCTATTTCTCTACCTCAATTCTTTCAACTCACCCAGAAGTGA
- the LOC124924703 gene encoding GEM-like protein 6 produces MCHLNCFEAPTARIPLNIKNLQPVDHFIGIPTRSNRLLLDHGRHNHISFPVNGSLKFNQIINKKRRPTDRAINTANNILEHGSNISAIVKGKLGLGAKILKNGGVEKVFKHKFSVENGEKILKASQCYISTTAGPIAGLLFITTNRIAFCSERSIKLQSPNGMSARAHYKISIPLGKIKGAIVSQNSERPSQKYIELATVDNFDFWFM; encoded by the exons ATGTGCcatttaaattgttttgaagCACCCACCGCAAGAATTCCTTTGAACATTAAAAATCTGCAGCCCGTTGATCATTTTATTGGAATTCCCACCAGATCAAACAGACTCTTGCTTGATCATGGTCGCCATAATCATATATCTTTTCCTGTCAATGGATCATTGAAGTTCAATCAGA taataaataaaaagagaagacCGACAGATAGAGCAATTAATACAGCAAATAACATTCTAGAGCATG GATCTAATATCAGTGCAATAGTAAAGGGGAAGTTGGGCTTAGGAGCCAAAATCCTCAAAAATGGTGGAGTGGAGAAGGTTTTCAAGCataaatttagtgttgaaaATGGAGAGAAGATCTTAAAGGCTTCTCAGTGTTATATCTCCACAACAGCTGGTCCCATAGCAGGTCTTCTTTTCATCACAACTAACAGGATTGCCTTCTGTAGTGAAAGATCTATCAAACTCCAGTCCCCAAATGGAATGTCAGCCAGAGCCCATTATAAG ATATCGATACCACTTGGAAAGATAAAAGGCGCAATCGTGAGCCAAAACTCGGAGAGGCCATCACAGAAGTACATTGAACTTGCTACTGTggataactttgatttttggTTCATGTGA